One part of the Candidatus Thorarchaeota archaeon genome encodes these proteins:
- the trpD gene encoding anthranilate phosphoribosyltransferase codes for MIQETLHKIVDRTDLSSKEAASAMSNIMSGTTSAPQIAAFLAAIQMKGVTPDELYGFAKVMREKAVRIEVPPNTMDTCGTGGDGLETFNVSTAAAFVIAGAGVPVAKHGNRGVSSRCGSADLLEEAGISINLTPYQVEKCVNDVGIGFLFAPLFHKAMKYAMGPRQELGMRTVFNILGPLTNPARVNYQIIGVYDQSLTELLAEVLKKLGLKHALVVHGAGLDEITTTGSTKLSEVHRGRVRTYTIEPEDFALTKTSLQDIKGGTPQENAKILNRVLDGDPSPYTDIVLLNAGAGLYVADQVSDIQEGIELARTVIADGDARKCFDMLRTFSASLARGG; via the coding sequence TCTGCGATGTCAAACATTATGAGCGGCACGACCAGTGCACCACAGATCGCAGCATTTCTCGCAGCGATACAGATGAAGGGCGTCACCCCTGACGAGCTCTATGGGTTTGCAAAAGTCATGCGCGAAAAGGCTGTACGTATTGAGGTCCCACCAAACACGATGGACACTTGCGGGACAGGTGGCGATGGTCTTGAGACCTTCAATGTATCAACTGCTGCTGCGTTTGTCATTGCTGGAGCCGGAGTACCAGTGGCGAAGCATGGCAACAGAGGGGTCTCAAGCAGATGCGGGTCAGCGGATCTTCTAGAAGAGGCGGGCATATCAATCAACCTGACACCCTATCAGGTGGAGAAGTGTGTCAATGATGTTGGAATCGGGTTTCTCTTTGCGCCACTATTTCATAAAGCCATGAAATACGCAATGGGTCCACGTCAAGAACTTGGAATGCGAACGGTCTTCAATATCCTTGGTCCTTTGACGAATCCTGCACGTGTCAACTATCAGATCATTGGAGTCTACGACCAGTCGCTTACCGAACTACTGGCAGAGGTTCTAAAGAAGCTAGGACTAAAACACGCCTTGGTGGTTCATGGTGCTGGTCTGGACGAGATCACCACTACGGGTTCCACCAAACTATCAGAAGTACACCGGGGTAGAGTAAGGACCTACACCATCGAACCGGAGGACTTTGCTCTTACTAAAACATCTCTTCAAGACATCAAAGGTGGTACACCACAAGAAAACGCCAAGATACTTAACAGAGTACTGGATGGTGATCCCTCACCGTACACCGACATTGTTCTTCTCAACGCCGGAGCAGGATTATACGTTGCAGATCAGGTCTCGGACATCCAAGAGGGGATCGAGCTTGCACGAACAGTCATAGCCGATGGTGACGCAAGAAAATGCTTTGACATGCTACGGACTTTTTCCGCCTCACTGGCAAGAGGAGGGTAA
- a CDS encoding indole-3-glycerol-phosphate synthase TrpC — protein sequence MRADLGELVESIVEKRAVAIPQKKSLTSVLQMGHRSGVRVIAEVKPVSPTDGTLMGKNTPIEKIVAAYEAGGASGISVLIEPIHFGGSIDLLKRVRETCNLPVLAKGFILSPYHLAQCAAAGADAFLQMVRVAESIDLSLREMIELGRAMEMDAVVEVVNSEEMKKALSAQARIIAVNCRNIYSDLSIDLNKVRIGQDLPDSIALISASGINSAFDLKRVYAQSGNRVDAVLVGTSLMRSDNPERAVRELVAAGNEVVARAEEGGH from the coding sequence TTGAGAGCAGATTTGGGTGAATTAGTAGAATCCATCGTGGAGAAACGGGCTGTAGCAATCCCTCAGAAAAAGAGTCTCACTTCGGTATTGCAAATGGGCCATAGATCAGGGGTCAGAGTCATTGCCGAGGTCAAACCAGTCTCTCCAACAGATGGAACGTTGATGGGCAAGAACACTCCCATAGAAAAAATAGTCGCAGCCTACGAAGCAGGCGGTGCCTCAGGAATCTCGGTCTTGATCGAGCCGATACATTTTGGTGGCTCTATCGATCTGCTGAAGAGAGTCAGGGAAACGTGTAACTTGCCCGTGTTGGCAAAGGGGTTCATTCTTTCGCCGTACCATTTGGCTCAATGTGCAGCTGCTGGGGCTGATGCTTTTTTGCAGATGGTTCGCGTCGCCGAATCAATAGACCTCAGCCTGCGAGAAATGATAGAACTTGGCAGAGCGATGGAGATGGACGCAGTTGTCGAGGTTGTCAATTCTGAAGAGATGAAAAAGGCTCTCTCAGCACAGGCACGAATCATTGCAGTAAATTGTCGCAACATCTACTCCGACCTGTCGATAGATCTCAACAAGGTCCGTATCGGTCAAGATCTTCCAGATAGTATTGCACTGATCTCGGCCTCTGGGATTAACAGCGCTTTTGATCTGAAAAGAGTATACGCACAATCTGGTAACCGCGTTGATGCAGTTCTCGTTGGAACAAGCCTAATGAGATCGGATAATCCCGAGAGAGCGGTTCGAGAACTTGTTGCCGCGGGAAACGAAGTAGTCGCAAGAGCAGAGGAGGGAGGGCATTGA
- a CDS encoding phosphoribosylanthranilate isomerase gives MTRVQVCGVRTVEDALMCEEEGVDAVGFVLVEGRKRSISPKTAREIGTQLGPFVQRTGIILERSVETIIALASEAEVDVIQTYSQDLKTIEELRDQGFRVVNTVLVTPAEERTSDQVTATLLNELSELCDLVLFEPVVDGAFGGQGLQHDYHRLTQDFLPYCRRFAIAGGLNPNNVGSVLRLQPYAVDVSSGVESEIGKKDRNLVRAFVAECKRR, from the coding sequence TTGACAAGGGTACAGGTATGTGGCGTAAGAACTGTTGAAGATGCTCTCATGTGTGAAGAAGAGGGAGTAGATGCAGTCGGCTTTGTTCTTGTAGAAGGGCGCAAACGGAGTATCTCTCCCAAGACAGCACGAGAGATCGGAACTCAACTCGGTCCATTTGTTCAAAGAACTGGGATCATCCTTGAGCGATCTGTAGAGACAATTATTGCACTCGCGAGCGAAGCGGAGGTGGATGTGATTCAGACGTACTCTCAGGATCTTAAGACGATAGAGGAATTACGCGACCAAGGATTCAGAGTTGTGAATACGGTCTTAGTCACGCCAGCAGAAGAGCGCACATCAGACCAAGTTACGGCCACATTGCTGAACGAGTTGAGTGAACTCTGTGATCTGGTTCTCTTTGAACCAGTTGTTGATGGAGCATTTGGAGGACAAGGGCTTCAGCATGATTATCATCGATTGACTCAGGACTTTCTTCCATACTGCCGAAGGTTTGCTATCGCGGGAGGACTGAATCCCAATAATGTTGGGAGCGTATTGAGACTCCAACCGTATGCAGTTGATGTTTCATCGGGAGTTGAGAGTGAGATCGGTAAGAAGGACAGGAACTTGGTACGAGCATTCGTTGCAGAATGCAAGAGGAGATGA